In one window of Fictibacillus phosphorivorans DNA:
- a CDS encoding serine hydrolase: protein MQSVLTTLKTVESEQVGIIIYSTKHQEVVCSFNPDLIVPLASAAKVVIGYCITNWVERGLFHWSDLIEDFQLDKDENSAVLFPHIQGRTSLSLGDLVEVMIACHDSKAADNIVQFCGGWEKVNTEINSSYKHINLSSNPRDVENKGRISEVLSVLKAIFEGYHRHPQLWLPVMNGLVRPQDHFEGIPNHMLNHMSGGFESLVVDIGILGEFHQHPLLYVLGANNLPNRYTNTLSDERIVESMKLMYNEYNIQRKKDDIRREGNELQTS from the coding sequence ATGCAAAGTGTACTAACAACATTAAAGACCGTTGAATCAGAACAAGTAGGTATCATCATCTATTCAACGAAACACCAAGAAGTTGTGTGTTCATTTAATCCTGACCTAATCGTTCCACTAGCTTCAGCTGCAAAAGTGGTTATTGGATATTGTATAACAAATTGGGTGGAGAGAGGATTGTTTCATTGGAGTGACTTAATTGAGGATTTTCAACTCGATAAAGACGAGAACAGCGCCGTTTTATTTCCACATATTCAAGGTAGAACTTCTCTGTCCTTAGGAGATCTTGTTGAAGTGATGATCGCTTGTCATGATAGTAAAGCTGCAGATAATATTGTGCAGTTTTGTGGAGGGTGGGAAAAGGTAAATACAGAGATAAATAGTTCTTACAAACACATAAATCTTTCTTCAAATCCTCGGGATGTTGAAAATAAAGGGAGAATTAGTGAAGTGCTTTCTGTATTAAAAGCTATTTTTGAAGGGTATCACCGTCATCCGCAATTATGGTTACCTGTTATGAATGGTCTAGTTCGACCTCAAGATCACTTTGAAGGGATTCCAAACCATATGTTGAATCATATGAGCGGGGGTTTTGAAAGCTTAGTGGTGGATATAGGGATTTTAGGAGAGTTTCATCAACATCCCTTGCTCTATGTTTTAGGAGCCAATAATCTTCCGAATCGTTATACAAACACCTTATCTGATGAAAGAATAGTAGAGTCCATGAAGTTGATGTACAACGAATACAACATACAAAGAAAAAAAGATGACATAAGGAGAGAGGGGAATGAGTTACAAACTTCCTGA
- a CDS encoding SRPBCC family protein, giving the protein MNKSINTNPLVSTEMLIRKPVNIVFEAFIEPDITTKFWFTKSSGRLSEGKKVLWEWEMYGVSDEILVKELETNKRILIQSSNGTTVEWSFTSRNNNETMVNITNAGFTGNADEVLNHAIDAMGGYTMVLCGLKAYLEHGILLNLVADKAPDFHL; this is encoded by the coding sequence ATGAATAAGTCTATTAACACGAATCCTCTCGTAAGCACAGAAATGCTTATTAGGAAGCCGGTTAACATCGTATTTGAAGCTTTTATTGAGCCTGACATCACTACAAAATTCTGGTTCACTAAAAGCAGTGGAAGACTATCAGAAGGAAAAAAAGTATTGTGGGAATGGGAAATGTACGGAGTTTCTGACGAGATTTTAGTTAAAGAATTAGAAACAAATAAACGCATCTTGATTCAATCCTCCAATGGAACAACAGTGGAGTGGTCATTTACTTCTCGCAACAATAATGAAACTATGGTTAACATCACGAATGCTGGGTTTACAGGAAATGCTGATGAGGTACTAAACCACGCCATCGATGCAATGGGAGGATATACAATGGTATTGTGTGGGCTAAAAGCTTATTTGGAACACGGCATCCTATTAAACCTTGTGGCAGACAAAGCACCAGATTTTCACTTATAA
- a CDS encoding GntR family transcriptional regulator — protein sequence MELPIKLSRDSRVPIYHQIEGQIKALIVSGKLPAGSPLPSIRALSKDLEISVITTRRAYQDLEYGGFIKTTQGKGTFVAEVEVKKMEKLAVSSVSEAIEKGVETALRHNYSVDEIRSVFEEVLARLKDNDRGGSE from the coding sequence ATGGAACTTCCTATAAAGCTCTCCAGAGATTCCAGGGTTCCCATCTACCATCAGATAGAAGGACAAATTAAAGCACTCATTGTTAGTGGTAAGTTACCAGCAGGTTCACCTCTTCCTTCCATTCGAGCACTTTCAAAAGATTTAGAGATCAGTGTTATAACTACTCGGCGGGCTTATCAAGATTTAGAGTACGGTGGCTTTATCAAAACAACGCAAGGGAAGGGAACTTTCGTTGCTGAAGTGGAGGTAAAAAAGATGGAGAAGTTAGCAGTATCATCTGTATCTGAAGCGATTGAAAAAGGTGTAGAGACCGCTCTTCGACACAATTACTCAGTTGATGAAATTCGATCTGTGTTTGAAGAAGTACTAGCAAGACTTAAAGATAACGATCGAGGTGGTAGTGAATGA
- a CDS encoding ABC transporter ATP-binding protein, with translation MNERILKVERLGKSFKDKRIISNISFEVHRGEIMGILGPNGAGKSTTIRNIMGIMYPDEGSIHFHGSSEIPRHKIGYLPEERGLYKNVNVMDILLYFAELKDYPQKKAKKRALEYLEKFGLAGKENTKVEELSKGMGQKVQLIAAIIHEPELLILDEPFSGLDPVSQEVFKEEIKELAANGTAILLSSHQMNMVEELCDRLFMIHRGKKVIYGAMEDVKREYANFKCTIIGDNPEELLRNIPSVHRVESKEDRTILYLEQDVHIPTWLRELPIELNVYELIIDRVSLHEIFIDIASDKNMIVKEGVKYA, from the coding sequence ATGAATGAGCGCATCTTGAAAGTAGAGCGATTAGGAAAATCGTTTAAAGATAAGAGGATTATTTCGAATATCTCTTTTGAAGTACATCGTGGTGAGATCATGGGGATTCTTGGACCGAATGGAGCCGGGAAATCCACAACAATTCGTAACATTATGGGCATTATGTATCCAGATGAAGGATCCATTCATTTTCATGGGAGTTCTGAAATTCCTCGTCATAAAATAGGCTATCTACCTGAAGAGAGAGGTTTGTATAAAAACGTAAACGTGATGGATATCTTGCTTTATTTTGCTGAACTTAAAGACTATCCACAAAAGAAAGCGAAGAAACGTGCTTTGGAGTATTTAGAGAAATTCGGACTTGCTGGTAAAGAGAACACAAAGGTTGAAGAACTGTCAAAAGGGATGGGGCAAAAAGTTCAATTGATCGCAGCGATTATTCACGAACCAGAACTGCTTATTCTAGATGAACCATTTTCAGGTCTTGATCCTGTAAGCCAAGAGGTATTTAAAGAAGAAATTAAAGAACTTGCAGCCAATGGCACAGCAATTCTCCTTTCTTCTCATCAGATGAACATGGTGGAAGAATTATGTGATCGATTATTTATGATCCATCGAGGCAAAAAAGTGATTTATGGTGCCATGGAAGATGTAAAGAGAGAATACGCAAACTTTAAATGTACGATTATAGGTGACAACCCTGAAGAACTGTTGCGTAATATCCCATCTGTTCACCGCGTTGAGAGTAAAGAGGATCGAACGATTCTTTATTTAGAGCAAGATGTTCACATTCCAACCTGGCTTAGAGAGTTGCCAATAGAATTGAATGTATATGAATTAATAATCGATCGTGTATCTTTGCATGAGATTTTTATTGATATCGCTTCTGATAAAAACATGATTGTGAAAGAAGGTGTGAAGTATGCGTAA
- a CDS encoding AAA family ATPase, which yields MKLVLLFGPQAVGKMTVGHELEKVTKLKLFHNHMTIDLVTPFFEYGSEDGRRLVHLFRSEIFQAFAKSDQYGMIFTYVWAFNYKEDWEFVESICQVFEKEGAEIYFVELESELETRLQRNITPHRLDHKPSKRNIKWSENDIKTSMEMYRMNSNEGEIKRENYLRINNENLNPDEVAAQIKHTFNL from the coding sequence ATGAAACTTGTATTATTATTTGGTCCGCAGGCGGTTGGGAAGATGACTGTAGGACATGAGTTAGAGAAGGTCACAAAGTTAAAGCTCTTCCATAACCACATGACGATCGATCTTGTTACGCCATTTTTTGAATATGGTTCTGAGGATGGGCGTAGACTGGTGCACTTATTTCGTTCAGAGATCTTTCAGGCATTTGCGAAGAGCGATCAATATGGAATGATTTTTACATATGTTTGGGCGTTCAATTATAAGGAAGATTGGGAGTTTGTTGAAAGTATTTGTCAGGTATTTGAAAAGGAGGGAGCAGAGATCTATTTTGTAGAACTTGAATCTGAATTAGAGACAAGGCTCCAGAGAAACATTACTCCCCATAGGCTGGACCATAAACCTTCTAAAAGAAATATTAAGTGGTCGGAAAATGACATAAAGACATCGATGGAAATGTACCGCATGAACTCTAATGAGGGAGAGATAAAAAGAGAAAATTATCTTCGAATCAACAATGAAAATCTAAATCCAGATGAAGTAGCTGCTCAAATTAAACATACATTTAACTTATAA
- a CDS encoding ABC transporter ATP-binding protein: MKLCTQIERVEKTVDDFTVGPIDLDIELGTISALIGNNGAGKSTLIKMMMNLVKPDNGQLLHFGASVKSSDQWKQEVAYQPQSVLGCDLLTGKQLRDLMAPWYANWDQEMFMNLVKTFEIDLNKRFGKMSKGMQQKLNIVLALSKNTKLLILDEPTANMDIPSKQKLMDILVDWMERDERAIVIATHQVEDIKKLADYIVIMNDGKVIGKYEKEELVYRYKRYWFENGLGIEKIPGEIDRLNDRLLISNDVEQTDTFLKKNEIKIIQSEVLEVEEIITYMLMGR, from the coding sequence ATGAAGCTTTGTACACAAATTGAAAGAGTAGAGAAAACAGTAGATGATTTCACAGTTGGCCCAATAGATCTAGATATTGAACTCGGTACGATTTCGGCACTAATTGGTAACAACGGTGCAGGGAAAAGCACACTCATCAAAATGATGATGAATCTTGTGAAACCGGACAACGGTCAACTGTTGCATTTTGGAGCTAGTGTAAAGTCCAGTGATCAGTGGAAACAGGAGGTTGCCTATCAACCACAATCTGTTCTAGGTTGTGACTTGTTAACTGGAAAACAACTAAGAGATTTGATGGCACCTTGGTATGCGAACTGGGATCAAGAAATGTTTATGAATCTTGTAAAGACTTTTGAAATTGATCTTAATAAACGTTTTGGAAAAATGTCTAAAGGCATGCAGCAAAAACTTAACATTGTTTTAGCTCTCTCTAAGAACACAAAACTTTTAATCTTAGATGAACCTACAGCTAATATGGATATTCCTTCAAAACAAAAGTTAATGGACATTCTTGTAGATTGGATGGAGAGAGACGAGAGAGCGATCGTTATCGCTACCCACCAAGTAGAAGATATTAAGAAATTAGCAGATTATATCGTGATCATGAACGATGGCAAAGTAATAGGTAAATACGAAAAAGAAGAACTAGTGTATCGATACAAGCGTTATTGGTTTGAAAATGGGTTAGGGATTGAAAAAATTCCTGGTGAGATCGACCGTTTGAACGATCGTCTGCTCATTTCTAATGATGTAGAACAAACAGACACATTCTTGAAGAAAAATGAAATAAAAATTATACAATCAGAGGTTTTAGAAGTAGAAGAAATTATTACTTACATGCTAATGGGGAGGTAA
- a CDS encoding RNA polymerase sigma factor produces the protein MSQSTKTLHGQSNELRQKFDEEIQDFSDALWNYCRYLTGSPWDGEDLYQETLLKVLGGLFTRWHPTNLKSYVFRIATNTWIDQCRKEKRTLGELHEEYEAYEEFSDSLELEEALQKLDDLFSPRQTAVFLLLEIFRFQADEVASMVRTTPGAVYASVRRMKYKIRTNRDHSIKPKLENSPQKSKTIQAYLKAFNHGDLEGMLSLISDQAHYEASLGFLEVNKDEIINGSLAYGLPGHHAIECELWGKHVIVVLAESDQGQLVHDIQYQEVENNKIVYHRSFFFRKEFIVAASKELAYKPQLNKPPLNWEDE, from the coding sequence ATGTCTCAATCAACGAAAACACTTCACGGGCAATCCAATGAATTACGCCAAAAATTTGACGAAGAAATCCAAGATTTCAGTGATGCACTATGGAACTATTGCAGATACCTTACAGGTTCACCTTGGGATGGTGAGGATTTATATCAAGAAACGCTGCTCAAAGTACTAGGAGGATTATTTACAAGATGGCATCCAACAAACTTAAAATCCTATGTATTTCGCATCGCAACCAACACTTGGATCGACCAATGTCGTAAAGAAAAACGTACGCTTGGAGAACTACATGAAGAATATGAAGCCTATGAAGAATTTTCGGACAGTCTGGAGTTAGAAGAAGCTCTTCAAAAATTAGATGACCTTTTTTCTCCACGACAAACTGCTGTGTTTCTTCTTTTGGAGATCTTTCGCTTCCAAGCAGATGAAGTTGCGAGTATGGTAAGAACAACGCCTGGCGCTGTTTATGCCTCAGTGAGAAGAATGAAATATAAAATACGAACCAATAGAGATCATTCGATTAAACCGAAGCTTGAAAATTCACCTCAAAAATCAAAGACGATACAAGCCTATTTAAAAGCATTTAATCATGGTGATCTTGAAGGGATGCTTTCACTCATAAGTGATCAAGCTCATTACGAAGCATCATTAGGGTTTTTAGAAGTAAATAAGGATGAAATCATAAATGGATCACTAGCATACGGCTTACCAGGTCATCATGCTATTGAATGTGAGCTATGGGGTAAACATGTCATTGTCGTATTGGCTGAGTCTGATCAAGGTCAGCTTGTACACGATATTCAATACCAAGAAGTCGAAAATAACAAAATCGTTTACCACAGAAGCTTCTTCTTTAGAAAAGAGTTCATAGTGGCTGCGTCAAAAGAATTGGCATACAAGCCACAATTAAACAAGCCTCCACTTAACTGGGAAGATGAATAA
- a CDS encoding ABC transporter permease, which translates to MRNSWKVAKWELKRNMKNKSFIISLLLTPLLFIVFASFPTLLEKLEGEPDSETVTVYVNDELNLFDEVNGLVKSQDLSWKMEELTDDSKKILKKIESSENQAYVALTDNAVKTGEVKVFTSNEMPDTFSSEVQFLQEPLRQVKFDQLNLSPEVVQSITKGIEIKSEEASTQTGSGSLNPSDKKSADDSSMERIIPGAFAGIVLFSIVMTGMMIFQSASQEKKEKVAEIVLSSVTPGDLMQGKIIGYFILGLVQVGTWLLLVVPIAAWRYELPVMEYLFVPELLLLLAISIAGYLMFAAIFVGIGATVEDMTATSNFQGIVMMLPFLPLIFIGPILANPSGIIAQVATYFPLTSPSILILRLSLLDEWPWVEIIIALIILLASIWLLMKLAGKVFKTGILLYGKNATPSEIWKWLRY; encoded by the coding sequence ATGCGTAACAGCTGGAAAGTTGCAAAGTGGGAACTTAAGCGGAACATGAAAAATAAATCTTTTATCATATCACTTCTCTTGACACCGCTTCTATTTATCGTGTTCGCTAGTTTTCCGACACTCCTTGAAAAGCTGGAAGGAGAACCTGATTCAGAGACCGTAACCGTTTATGTGAATGATGAACTGAACCTTTTTGATGAAGTTAATGGTTTGGTCAAATCCCAAGATTTATCTTGGAAGATGGAAGAATTAACAGATGATTCAAAAAAGATACTTAAAAAGATAGAATCATCCGAAAACCAAGCTTATGTGGCATTGACAGATAATGCGGTAAAAACAGGAGAAGTGAAGGTTTTCACAAGCAATGAAATGCCTGACACCTTTTCAAGTGAAGTGCAGTTTCTACAAGAGCCACTGCGTCAGGTGAAATTTGATCAGCTTAACCTTTCTCCAGAAGTCGTTCAATCGATAACAAAAGGAATAGAGATCAAGTCAGAAGAAGCTTCAACACAAACTGGTTCAGGTTCTCTGAATCCGTCAGATAAAAAGAGTGCGGATGACAGCTCAATGGAACGGATAATCCCAGGTGCATTTGCTGGTATCGTACTTTTTTCAATCGTTATGACAGGTATGATGATCTTCCAGAGTGCCTCTCAAGAAAAGAAGGAAAAGGTAGCTGAGATTGTATTATCCTCCGTAACACCTGGAGACTTAATGCAAGGGAAAATCATCGGTTATTTCATATTAGGACTTGTTCAAGTAGGAACTTGGCTATTACTCGTTGTTCCGATTGCAGCATGGAGATATGAGCTACCAGTCATGGAATATCTTTTTGTACCGGAACTATTGCTTTTGCTAGCGATCTCTATAGCAGGTTACTTAATGTTTGCTGCTATTTTCGTTGGTATTGGTGCAACGGTTGAAGATATGACAGCTACAAGCAATTTTCAAGGAATCGTCATGATGTTGCCGTTTCTTCCGCTCATATTCATAGGCCCAATATTGGCAAACCCGAGCGGCATCATCGCTCAAGTTGCCACATATTTCCCACTTACATCTCCAAGCATCCTTATCCTTCGTCTTTCCTTATTGGATGAATGGCCGTGGGTTGAGATCATTATTGCCTTGATTATCTTGTTAGCTAGTATTTGGCTGTTGATGAAACTAGCTGGTAAGGTGTTTAAGACAGGGATTTTACTTTATGGAAAAAATGCAACTCCAAGTGAAATCTGGAAGTGGCTGCGTTACTAG
- a CDS encoding NUDIX hydrolase — MNVVNEIHVVVKGLILYQGQYLIVKRSDEDEIGAGTWECPGGKIEFEEGIEQALIREINEETRLVVSVDHILYAATFYTKPSRKVVLLTYLCQADTYEVQLSEEHSAYMWVTQEELKLHLPQNIIENL; from the coding sequence ATGAACGTGGTAAATGAAATACATGTTGTGGTAAAAGGATTAATTCTGTACCAAGGTCAATATTTAATTGTAAAACGTTCAGATGAAGACGAAATTGGGGCCGGTACTTGGGAATGTCCTGGTGGAAAGATAGAGTTTGAAGAGGGGATCGAGCAGGCATTAATTCGTGAAATAAATGAAGAGACACGACTTGTCGTTTCAGTGGATCACATTCTTTATGCAGCGACTTTTTATACTAAACCCTCTCGAAAAGTAGTATTACTAACCTATTTATGTCAAGCTGACACTTACGAAGTTCAGCTATCAGAAGAACATTCTGCCTATATGTGGGTAACACAAGAAGAATTAAAATTACATCTTCCACAAAACATCATTGAAAACTTATAA